In Sphingomonas sp. LT1P40, the DNA window CATCCTGATCTGGAAAAAGGTGCCGGCGCTCATCACGCGCGGCCTCGACGGCCAGATCGCAGCGATCAAGGCGCGACTTGAAGAAGCCAAGGCGCTGCGTGCCGAGGCCGAAGCCTTGCGCGACGAATATGCGCGGAAAATCGCCAGCGTCGAGGAACAGGCCGCAGCGATGGTCGCCCATGCCGACGAAGAGGCCAAGGCGGTGATCGCCAAGGCCAAGACCGACGCCGAAGAACTCATCAAACGCCGCGGCAAGATGGCCGAGGACAAGATCGCAGCCGCCGAGCGTTCGGCGCTGGAGGCGGTGCGCGCGCAGGCAGCCGATGCCGCCGCGAAGGCAGCGGCGTCGATCATCGCTCAGAAGCACGATGCCGGGGCCGACAAGGCGCTGGTCGATCGCACGATCGCGGGACTTTCGCGGTTGAACTAGACGCAGGTTAAGGCGATTTCGCCCTTCGCGTCGCTAACACGTTGATAACGTAACAAAGACGGGCGCGGCCACTTGCCGCGCTCGTCTTTTTGCGTATTGCCGACATGCTATGGGGGATGCTCGCAAAGACCGCGGCCTGATCGCGCTCATCATCGGCTTTGCCATCGTGGCCACGGCGGTGATCGGCGTGCTGTTGATGTTCAATGCACATCAAAAGGCACAGGCGCGCGTGCTGCACACGCTGACCGTGCAGGAGAGCCTTAGCCGGACGCTGTCGCACCTGCAGGATGCCGAGACGGGGACGCGCGGTTACTACATCACGCGCGATCTCGATTACCTTCGGCCATATATCGATGGCCGACGGGGTCTGGCGGCGGATTTGCGTTCGCTCCCCGGTCAGGTTGCGGACAATCCGTCGCAGGTGAAGCGCGCCGACGCCTTGGCGCAATGCGTGCGCGATCGCGTGCGGACGCTGGAGATCGGAGTCGCCGATGCCCGGCAAGGCCGTTTCGAGCGCTCGCAGCAGGTGGTTCGGTCCGGCGTCGGCAAGCGCCAGATGGACCAGTGCCGCGCCCTGATCGGCGAGATGAAGGCGGAGGAGCAGCGCCTGCTCGCCGAACGCAACAGCAATTTGCAGGATTGGGCCAATCGGCTGACCTTATGGCTGGTATTCGGCGGGATCGCGATCTTCGCACTTGCATGGTACGCCACACGCGATGCACGCCGCCGCGCGCGCGCTGCGATCAGGGCGGGTGACGCGCTGATCGTCGCCAACCAGCAATTGACCGAGGAAGCGGAAAGCCGCGTCGCCGCCGAGGCACAGGTGCGTCAGCTGCAAAAGATGGAGTCGATCGGCCAGCTGACCGGCGGCGTCGCGCATGATTTCAACAACATGCTGGCGATCGTCATTGGCAGCCTGGATATGGCGCGCCGCCGTTTGCGCAGCGATCCCGACAAGGCGAGCGAGAGCCTGAACAATGCGATGGAGGGGGCGGAACGCGCGGCACAACTGACCGCGCGGCTGCTCGCTTTCTCGCGCCAGCAGCCGCTCGCGCCCAAGGCGGTCGATGCCAACAAACTGGTCGGCGGGATGTCGGAGATGCTTCGCCGCACGATCGGTGAGGATGTGCGGATCGAAACCGTATTGGCCGGCGGCCTGTGGCCCGCGTTCATCGACGGCGCGCAGCTTGAGAACGCCGTGCTCAACCTGTGCGTCAACGGGCGCGACGCGATGCCCGATGGCGGGCGGCTGACGATCGAAACCAACTGTGCGCACCTCGACGACG includes these proteins:
- a CDS encoding F0F1 ATP synthase subunit B family protein produces the protein MAETTAAVAAEGGAVHHAEPAVFGVLDATVWVSIAMAVFIAILIWKKVPALITRGLDGQIAAIKARLEEAKALRAEAEALRDEYARKIASVEEQAAAMVAHADEEAKAVIAKAKTDAEELIKRRGKMAEDKIAAAERSALEAVRAQAADAAAKAAASIIAQKHDAGADKALVDRTIAGLSRLN
- a CDS encoding CHASE3 domain-containing protein is translated as MGDARKDRGLIALIIGFAIVATAVIGVLLMFNAHQKAQARVLHTLTVQESLSRTLSHLQDAETGTRGYYITRDLDYLRPYIDGRRGLAADLRSLPGQVADNPSQVKRADALAQCVRDRVRTLEIGVADARQGRFERSQQVVRSGVGKRQMDQCRALIGEMKAEEQRLLAERNSNLQDWANRLTLWLVFGGIAIFALAWYATRDARRRARAAIRAGDALIVANQQLTEEAESRVAAEAQVRQLQKMESIGQLTGGVAHDFNNMLAIVIGSLDMARRRLRSDPDKASESLNNAMEGAERAAQLTARLLAFSRQQPLAPKAVDANKLVGGMSEMLRRTIGEDVRIETVLAGGLWPAFIDGAQLENAVLNLCVNGRDAMPDGGRLTIETNCAHLDDAYAAAHAEVVAGQYVMVSVTDTGTGMPPEVVERAFDPFYTTKGVGKGTGLGLSQVFGFVKQSGGHVKIYSEPGVGTTVKLYLPRHFGEAETTGTNDGDTAELPRAQGDEIILVVEDEDRVRHMSVDALRELGYVVVQAADANQALTVLEIQPRIDLLFTDIVMPDMNGRLLSDRARVMRPDLKVLYTTGYTRNAIVHNGMLDHDVAFLAKPFTVQQLAVKVREVLDS